One Nematostella vectensis chromosome 10, jaNemVect1.1, whole genome shotgun sequence genomic window carries:
- the LOC116620703 gene encoding adenosine receptor A2a produces the protein MSVDLSLWCAAEGVVAFFVIFGNVLSIIVFVTNPRLRCMRTSILLINLSVADLIVGAVTIPMYMSVIWPGSNFTLHKNFHYYLSFIAIDLLSGFGSVVGLTIIAIERLYSVQFPQRHRNTTRAVYYGLVAATWVLAGLQMLLRILHGYSYISFTAFFYCMVVSLTVCLCIICSSYSAVWVRVHFKRPAQRTQTRDHTREMKLAATLAIITVLFVLTWMPFHILNIICFFTKSCEGVPPAIVYSFKLLHYSNSLINPVVYSSRFPEYRRTIRKVLCCRSLGTISPGQSMANLDGSHINTQGSPFASPLVIRRNAANTQGVSPTIQINNVT, from the coding sequence ATGAGCGTGGATTTGTCGCTGTGGTGCGCGGCGGAGGGGGTGGTGGCTTTCTTCGTCATCTTCGGCAACGTCCTGTCGATCATAGTGTTCGTGACCAATCCGCGCCTTCGATGCATGCGTACTTCAATACTGCTCATCAATCTCTCGGTCGCTGACCTAATTGTGGGCGCAGTGACTATCCCCATGTACATGTCGGTTATTTGGCCTGGGAGCAACTTCACGCTACATAAAAACTTCCATTACTACTTGTCTTTCATCGCCATCGACCTGCTGTCGGGCTTCGGCTCCGTGGTGGGGTTGACCATCATCGCGATTGAACGCTTGTACTCGGTCCAGTTTCCCCAGCGACACCGTAACACCACGCGGGCGGTGTATTATGGGCTCGTAGCGGCCACGTGGGTATTGGCAGGCCTGCAGATGCTGTTACGGATCCTACACGGCTACAGCTACATCTCATTCACAGCTTTCTTCTACTGCATGGTGGTCTCACTCACGGTCTGCCTGTGTATCATCTGCAGTTCCTACTCAGCGGTCTGGGTACGAGTGCATTTCAAGAGACCAGCGCAGCGCACACAGACACGTGACCACACGCGCGAGATGAAGCTGGCCGCCACGCTCGCAATCATCACGGTCCTGTTTGTGCTTACGTGGATGCCGTTCCATATTCTCAACATAATTTGTTTCTTCACCAAGTCGTGTGAAGGAGTACCGCCTGCGATAGTGTACTCTTTCAAGCTGTTGCATTACTCAAACAGTCTCATCAACCCTGTGGTGTATTCCTCACGTTTCCCAGAGTACCGCAGGACCATCAGAAAGGTGTTGTGCTGCCGGTCTCTTGGGACCATCAGCCCCGGACAAAGCATGGCTAATCTAGACGGTAGTCACATCAACACACAAGGGTCGCCTTTCGCTTCACCTTTGGTGATCAGACGGAATGCGGCCAACACGCAGGGAGTGTCACCAACAATTCAAATCAATAATGTCACATGA
- the LOC5516387 gene encoding amine oxidase [flavin-containing] B: MSAERAESVCAVDVIIIGAGVSGLIAANVLTEQDQYIKVLVLEACDHVGGGTYTESDPKCGVDYEGGDYVKPNKQRRILNLASDIGLDIAEVAWPETGSRESTMRFCRALNSWNPLEVWDWNHLWARAEMHAGGIPSEAPLVQAANAEDWDRVSVTEYAQRECWTSYSKKRLEELVKDSFEMEPSDMSMLFFLWAIKSSESYQPIARKICHHFGDKLTDRIILSSPVHHVQRNKDNSRIVVTCASDTQYTAEYVIVALSSPSLSLIDFSPPLPMKSSFVPRFPVGTAYKCVSWYEKPFWKKKGFDGMMATDSCPVYCIIVEQEELGCKSAIIGFIVGEEARYWSIRTVTERQQAVSAQYAEFFDSEDAYWPCQYTDTRWTDDKFARGGCPTVLPSQVLSCHGDTDSWAVSPDEKVTSKIESSDHVEAAVEKGESLARQVLQMMRAGPPSVLVREEERIVKPTRRSSRPGVVQSIIVASCAALLVAAFIAGSSYAESLEYPLKSN, encoded by the exons ATGTCAGCGGAACGTGCAGAAAGTGTATGCGCTGTAGACGTCATCATCATTGGTGCAGGTGTCAGCGGTCTTATTGCGGCCAATGTGCTTACCGAACAGGACCAATATATCAAGGTGCTTGTGCTGGAGGCATGTGATCATGTAGGTGGAGGGACCTACACCGAGTCGGACCCCAAGTGTGGCGTCGACTATGAAG GCGGAGACTATGTTAAGCCCAACAAGCAAAGGCGCATTTTAAACCTAGCCTCAGACATAGGACTTGACATAGCCGAGGTAGCCTGGCCTGAAACAGGTAGCCGTGAGAGCACCATGCGATTTTGCCGGGCGCTGAATAGTTGGAATCCACTGGAAGTGTGGGACTGGAATCATCTGTGGGCGCGCGCCGAGATGCATGCTGGGGGTATCCCAAGCGAGGCGCCATTAGTACAAGCTGCTAACGCGGAGGATTGGGACCGAGTGAGCGTCACTGAATACGCCCAGAG GGAGTGTTGGACGTCTTATTCCAAGAAGCGCTTAGAAGAGCTGGTGAAAGACAGCTTTGAGATGGAGCCGTCTGACATGTCCATGTTGTTCTTTCTCTGGGCCATCAAGAGCTCAGAGAGCTACCAGCCAATCGCGCGCAAGATTTGCCATCACTTTGGTGACAAGCTCACAGACCGG ATAATTCTATCCAGCCCAGTCCACCACGTCCAACGTAATAAAGACAACAGCAGAATCGTCGTCACATGCGCCAGCGATACACAATACACCGCTGAATACGTCATAGTGGCACTTTCTTCACCCTCGTTGTCGCTGATCGACttctccccacccctccccatgaAGAGCTCGTTTGTCCCGCGCTTCCCCGTGGGTACTGCGTACAAGTGTGTGTCTTGGTACGAGAAGCCATTCTGGAAGAAGAAAGGGTTTGACGGTATGATGGCGACCGACTCTTGCCCAGTCTACTGCATCATTGTAGAGCAAGAGGAGCTTGGATGCAAGTCTGCAATTATCGG GTTTATCGTGGGAGAGGAGGCTCGCTACTGGTCTATACGTACCGTGACAGAGCGCCAACAGGCTGTAAGCGCGCAGTACGCAGAGTTCTTTGACTCGGAGGACGCCTACTGGCCGTGTCAGTACACTGATACTCGCTGGACGGACGACAAGTTCGCCCGTGGGGGGTGTCCAACTGTATTACCCAGTCAGGTGCTTAGTTGCCATGGCGATACTGACAGCTGGGCGGTGTCACCTGATGAAAAAGTTACTTCTAAGATTGAGTCTTCAG ATCACGTGGAGGCAGCCGTGGAGAAGGGAGAGAGCCTCGCTCGTCAAGTACTGCAGATGATGCGCGCCGGTCCGCCCTCTGTGTTAGTCCGCGAGGAGGAGCGCATCGTAAAACCTACAAGACGCTCGAGTAGACCCGGCGTGGTGCAAAGTATTATAGTCGCCTCGTGTGCAGCCCTGCTGGTCGCTGCCTTTATCGCGGGCTCTAGTTACGCTGAGTCTCTGGAGTATCCACTCAAATCAAATTAG
- the LOC5516397 gene encoding nicotinamidase encodes MSLEQIGHFFDSLRHDGANPINKARDRLGEMARRGNNHVTKSMTKDGLKVFLDDLFEGLDFTLSDSKMESILDQLNKSLEGGKHHRDVFLACWNFWLQDSLYSNSALIVVDVQNDFISGSLALKNCPAGEDGYQVIAPINGLLKKDLFDVVAYTLDWHPADHCSFIDNVGLYPVDPSSPTQANAAKVYDTIIYAKPKPIKQVLWPSHCVIDSWGAELHQDLKAPEKNNIITRKGFDSDLDSYSAFWNNGRLSQTNLFLNLLAHNITNVYVCGLALDYCVQFTALDAATHGFKTYVIEDATAFISHGGLGTAKEKFRESGVILIKCSDVMKKST; translated from the exons ATGTCGTTAGAACAAATCGGCCACTTCTTCGACTCGCTTAGACACGATGGAGCAAACCCGATTAACAAAGCAAGAGACCGACTTGGGGAGATGGCACGACGGGGAAACAATCATG TTACAAAGTCAATGACAAAGGACGGCCTAAAGGTCTTTCTGGATGACTTGTTTGAGGGGTTGGACTTCACGTTATCTGATAGCAAAATGGAGAGTATATTGGACCAGCTCAACAAAAGTTTA GAAGGAGGCAAACATCACAGAGATGTGTTTCTTGCATGCTGGAATTTCTGGCTACAAGAT agTTTGTATAGCAACTCTGCCCTGATAGTTGTTGATGTACAAAATGACTTCATAAGTGGCTCTCTTGCCCTCAAAAACTGCCCCGCAGGAGAGGATGGGTACCAAGTAATAGCACCAATCAATGGTCTTCTCAAGAAAGACCTTTTTGATGTGGTAGCCTACACCCTGGATTGGCATCCTGCGGACCACTGCTCATTCATTGACAATGTTGGACTTTACCCAGTAGATCCATCAAGCCCTACCCAGGCAAATGCCGCTAAAGTGTACGATACAATTATCTATGCTAAACCAAAGCCTATAAAGCAAGTTTTGTGGCCATCACATTGTGTGATTGATAGTTGGGGTGCTGAGCTACACCAAGATCTCAAG GCACCTGAGAAAAATAACATCATAACACGTAAAGGGTTTGATTCTGACTTGGACAGCTACTCTGCCTTCTGGAACAATGGACGTCTAAGCCAGACTAACCTGTTTTTGAATCTGCTAGCCCATAACATCACAAATGTTTATGTTTGTGGTTTGGCATTGGACTACTGTGTTCAGTTTACCGCTCTTGATGCTGCCACACATGGGTTTAAAACCTATGTTATTGAGGATGCAACAGCATTTATCTCCCATGGAGGCCTTGGTACAGCTAAGGAGAAGTTTAGGGAGTCTGGAGTAATTTTGATAAAATGCTCAGATGTGATGAAAAAGAGCACCTGA